The following proteins are co-located in the Pseudoalteromonas sp. N1230-9 genome:
- the rplJ gene encoding 50S ribosomal protein L10, which translates to MALNLQGKKAIVAEVNEAATGALSAVVADSRGVTVGAITALRKEAREAGVWMKVVRNTLAKRAVEGTDFECLSDSLVGPSLIAFSSEHPGAAARIFKEFAKKNEKFEVKTAAFEGNVVDAAMLATLPTYDEAVARLMSAMKEASAGKLCKTIEAVRVQKAEQAA; encoded by the coding sequence ATGGCTTTAAATCTTCAAGGCAAAAAAGCAATTGTTGCTGAAGTCAACGAAGCAGCCACTGGTGCTCTTTCTGCAGTTGTTGCAGATTCTCGTGGTGTAACAGTTGGTGCTATCACTGCCCTTCGTAAAGAAGCTCGTGAAGCTGGTGTATGGATGAAAGTTGTTCGTAACACTTTAGCTAAACGTGCTGTTGAAGGTACAGACTTTGAGTGCCTTTCTGACTCACTTGTTGGTCCAAGCTTAATCGCTTTCTCATCAGAGCACCCAGGTGCTGCTGCGCGTATTTTTAAAGAATTCGCGAAAAAGAATGAGAAATTCGAAGTTAAGACGGCTGCATTTGAAGGTAATGTAGTAGACGCAGCTATGCTAGCAACTCTACCTACTTACGACGAAGCTGTTGCACGCTTAATGAGCGCTATGAAAGAAGCGTCTGCTGGCAAATTGTGTAAAACAATTGAAGCAGTACGTGTACAGAAAGCTGAGCAAGCTGCTTAA
- the rplA gene encoding 50S ribosomal protein L1 translates to MAKLTKRMRTIREKVDATKDYEINEAVALLKELATAKFVESVDVAVNLGIDARKSDQNVRGATVLPNGTGREVRVAVFTQGANADAAKEAGAELVGMEDLAEQVKKGEMNFDVVVASPDAMRVVGQLGQILGPRGLMPNPKTGTVTPNVAEAVKNAKAGQVRYRNDKNGIIHTTIGKVDFTAEQLQQNLEALIVALKKAKPSQAKGTYVKKVTISTTMGAGVAVDQNSLSTVVA, encoded by the coding sequence ATGGCAAAATTAACTAAACGTATGCGTACAATCCGCGAAAAAGTGGATGCGACTAAAGATTACGAAATCAACGAAGCCGTTGCTCTTTTAAAAGAGTTAGCGACAGCTAAATTCGTAGAAAGTGTTGACGTTGCTGTTAACCTTGGTATCGATGCTCGTAAATCTGACCAAAACGTTCGTGGTGCAACTGTACTACCTAACGGTACTGGTCGTGAAGTTCGTGTTGCTGTATTCACACAAGGCGCTAACGCAGATGCTGCGAAAGAAGCTGGTGCTGAATTAGTGGGCATGGAAGATCTTGCTGAACAAGTTAAGAAAGGCGAGATGAACTTTGACGTTGTTGTTGCATCTCCAGACGCTATGCGTGTTGTTGGTCAACTAGGTCAAATCTTAGGCCCACGTGGTCTAATGCCAAACCCTAAAACTGGTACTGTAACGCCTAACGTTGCAGAAGCAGTTAAAAATGCGAAAGCAGGTCAAGTTCGTTACCGTAACGACAAGAACGGTATCATCCATACTACTATCGGTAAGGTTGATTTCACTGCTGAGCAACTTCAACAAAACCTTGAAGCTCTTATTGTTGCGCTTAAGAAGGCTAAACCTTCTCAAGCAAAAGGTACTTACGTGAAAAAAGTAACTATCTCTACAACAATGGGCGCAGGTGTTGCTGTTGACCAAAACTCTTTAAGCACAGTTGTTGCTTAA
- the rplK gene encoding 50S ribosomal protein L11 yields MAKKVEAIIKLQVAAGMANPSPPVGPALGQHGVNIMEFCKAFNARTESIEKGAPVPVVISVYGDRSFTFDMKTPPAAYLLKKAAGIKSGSGRPNTEKVGTVTRAQLEEIVETKRPDLTAADMDAAVRTIAGSARAMGLNVED; encoded by the coding sequence ATGGCTAAAAAAGTTGAAGCTATTATCAAGCTACAAGTTGCCGCTGGTATGGCTAACCCTAGTCCTCCAGTAGGTCCAGCACTAGGTCAACACGGTGTAAACATCATGGAATTCTGTAAAGCGTTCAACGCACGTACAGAGTCTATCGAAAAAGGCGCTCCAGTTCCTGTAGTGATCTCTGTTTACGGTGACCGTTCTTTCACGTTCGACATGAAAACTCCACCGGCTGCTTACTTACTTAAGAAAGCTGCAGGTATCAAATCAGGTTCTGGCCGTCCTAACACTGAAAAAGTGGGTACAGTTACTCGTGCTCAACTTGAAGAAATCGTTGAGACAAAACGACCTGACCTTACAGCGGCTGATATGGATGCTGCAGTTCGCACTATCGCAGGTTCTGCGCGTGCGATGGGCTTGAACGTAGAGGACTAA
- the nusG gene encoding transcription termination/antitermination protein NusG translates to MSDEKNEKKLRWYVVQAFSGYEKRVAQTILEHIKIEGLEDSFGEVLVPTEEVVEMRAGQKRKSERKFFPGYVLVEMDMNDASWHLVNSTARVMGFIGGTSDRPAPISKKEADRILNRLQENAEAPKPATLFEPGEVVRVIDGPFADFSGVVEEVDYEKSRVKVSVLIFGRSTPVELEFGQVEQDK, encoded by the coding sequence ATGTCGGATGAGAAGAACGAAAAGAAACTACGTTGGTACGTAGTACAAGCTTTCTCGGGTTATGAGAAGCGTGTTGCACAAACTATTCTTGAGCATATCAAGATCGAAGGTTTGGAAGATAGTTTTGGTGAAGTTTTAGTACCAACTGAAGAAGTTGTTGAGATGCGTGCTGGTCAAAAGCGTAAATCTGAGCGTAAATTCTTCCCAGGTTACGTATTGGTAGAAATGGACATGAACGATGCAAGCTGGCACTTAGTGAACAGCACTGCGCGTGTAATGGGCTTTATTGGTGGTACATCAGACCGTCCTGCACCAATCAGCAAAAAAGAAGCTGATCGCATCTTAAATCGTCTGCAAGAGAATGCTGAAGCACCTAAGCCTGCAACATTATTTGAACCAGGCGAAGTTGTTCGTGTTATTGATGGTCCATTTGCTGACTTCAGCGGTGTCGTTGAAGAAGTGGATTACGAAAAGAGCCGCGTGAAAGTATCTGTACTTATCTTTGGTCGTTCGACACCAGTTGAGCTTGAATTTGGTCAAGTTGAACAAGACAAATAA
- the secE gene encoding preprotein translocase subunit SecE: MSTNVETPSSAMDSVKWIVAIALLAGAVVGNHMYADQSVLLRAIGVVVAVAAGLGIASLTEKGRTFIAFAKEARIEVRKVVWPTRQETTHTTLIVMVATVIMALILWGLDGILFRAVGFLTGLEI; this comes from the coding sequence ATGAGCACGAATGTAGAAACACCATCAAGTGCGATGGATTCAGTGAAGTGGATTGTAGCGATAGCGCTACTAGCAGGCGCAGTTGTTGGTAACCACATGTACGCAGACCAATCTGTATTATTACGTGCAATTGGCGTAGTGGTTGCTGTTGCAGCAGGTTTAGGTATTGCCTCACTTACTGAAAAAGGCCGTACTTTTATTGCGTTTGCAAAAGAGGCACGTATTGAAGTGCGTAAAGTTGTCTGGCCAACGCGCCAAGAAACAACCCATACAACATTAATTGTAATGGTTGCAACTGTGATTATGGCACTTATCCTGTGGGGATTAGATGGCATTTTATTCCGCGCTGTAGGCTTTTTAACTGGATTGGAGATCTGA
- a CDS encoding two-component regulator propeller domain-containing protein, which translates to MLPLKFARYVVLFSITLLVSQLANARPLHLTTFNSQQGLSQNSINCSITDQQGFLWLATQGGLNRFDGYEFKRFKANNHSKSISGNWITSCQKDQHQQLWFATASKGLNRLNTHTGEFEVYSSGNNSGLSDDKIWSMALTKSGNLWLGHEQGRLSYFDLTTKEFKHFQFKAHGQQNTLIRDIIITDKQLWLATSQGLLSFNPNTQQFTQHASISSPLWHLNLLSHEKLLVGGKQGLYILNLTTLVSEPIKHFEGTWITDSLIDAQNNLWLTSYGQGLYFLPAEADLQEEYIQYRHDKQEHNSLSSDYLLSLYQDPQGVIWLGTDGYGVHRYDPKQQQFSHQSTTSQPHSLSHNFVRSIIKRANGEVWIGTRDGLNRKTTQGYHHYKNALPNSNIFALHEDANHQLWIGTYGGGLVKYQDSSDSFEVFTTQSHQLSSDRVYAITSDKTGALWLGSNQGLTRFEPKSAKVTHFKHNDTNNSLANNTVFTLAYDSDDHALWIGTRAGLNKLDIASEQFSLLDQQSSADTGLSHNMVTSLLLKKNIIWVGTMQGLNQVNKHNFNVKQITEQHGLANDNIFDILTDQQDMLWLATNGGLTRYNPSTDQIQQFLPEDGIQHQSFILGASFQADDGELFFGGINGYNHFYPEQLNLSHAPPTPVLTELLLNNHVIESNHFGKQTNTLASSTHSLSFEQSAGVIGFKFSALNNGATPKHYQYGYKLAGFDEQFLYTDASLRQVNYPQLPAGHYQLLIKTKDQYGLWSDSVSLLELTVVPPWWQSKLAYGIYLIMALTLTWLLLNALYQRKLAEQEKQTEIELNKLKDQFLDNISHELKTPLSLILAPVSQLQHSNTDQHTQTQLASIKRNCQRLLELINQLLQLSKRPSTAIYTVSPYSLNDFLTNLINDFTPLFKQKQLQFNFHTNTAEECMIALAPEHAHSIFSNLISNALKYTPHGGRVDISLSIEQQQALFSIIDTGIGIADKHQQQVFKRFTRVAASEESGSGIGLTLVKQLVEEYGGAITLESQINKGSCFNVSLPLAIASGKHINNSIELHSSQPTILIVEDNQDMAELLLSLFNEEFRCICAIDGQQAIELCQTSLPDLIISDVMMPNMDGYQLLAKLRANPATSHIPVLLLSAKADTHSRLKGLDLLADDFLSKPFEPAILISRVKGLLNLRHILNQHLTAQLAAPLHTDPSAQITVHNKDYSFTEKLKQVVQTHYQDESFSVEQLASALCLSPRALQLKMKALYSQTPSDYLRNTRLEFAKEQLINSTSAIGLIAEQNGFSSQSYFARSFKSYVGLSPKQYRDNHQKRADFV; encoded by the coding sequence GTGTTGCCGTTAAAATTTGCCCGCTACGTTGTATTATTTAGTATCACTTTGCTTGTTAGTCAGCTTGCTAATGCTCGCCCATTACACCTGACAACCTTTAATAGTCAGCAAGGTTTAAGTCAAAACTCCATCAATTGCAGTATTACTGATCAACAAGGCTTTTTATGGCTTGCCACACAAGGCGGGTTAAATCGTTTTGATGGTTATGAATTTAAACGCTTCAAAGCCAACAACCATAGCAAAAGCATTTCGGGAAATTGGATCACTTCCTGCCAAAAAGATCAGCATCAACAACTCTGGTTTGCAACTGCAAGTAAAGGACTCAATCGCCTTAACACGCACACTGGCGAGTTCGAAGTATACTCGTCAGGCAATAATTCAGGGCTAAGTGACGATAAAATTTGGTCGATGGCATTGACGAAAAGCGGTAACCTTTGGCTCGGGCATGAGCAAGGTAGATTAAGCTATTTTGATCTAACCACGAAAGAGTTCAAACATTTTCAATTTAAGGCGCATGGTCAGCAAAACACGCTCATTCGCGACATCATCATCACTGATAAACAGCTTTGGCTCGCTACCAGCCAAGGGTTGCTTTCATTTAATCCAAATACACAGCAATTTACTCAACACGCGAGTATCAGCTCGCCGTTATGGCATCTCAATCTACTTAGTCATGAAAAGTTGCTTGTTGGCGGCAAGCAAGGACTCTATATACTTAATTTAACAACGTTAGTGAGTGAACCAATTAAGCACTTTGAAGGTACTTGGATCACTGACAGCCTTATTGATGCTCAAAACAACCTTTGGCTAACAAGCTATGGGCAAGGTTTATACTTTTTACCTGCTGAGGCAGACTTACAAGAAGAATACATTCAATACCGTCATGACAAACAAGAGCACAATAGTTTAAGCAGTGATTATCTCCTTTCACTCTATCAAGACCCACAAGGTGTTATTTGGCTAGGGACTGATGGCTATGGCGTACACAGATACGACCCCAAACAACAGCAGTTTTCTCATCAATCAACAACCTCTCAACCACATTCTTTGAGCCATAATTTTGTTCGCTCAATCATAAAAAGAGCGAATGGAGAGGTATGGATTGGCACTCGTGATGGGCTGAACCGTAAAACAACCCAAGGCTATCATCACTATAAAAACGCATTACCAAACAGTAATATATTTGCCCTCCATGAAGACGCTAATCATCAGTTATGGATTGGCACCTACGGTGGCGGCTTGGTCAAATATCAAGATAGCAGTGATAGTTTTGAAGTTTTCACCACGCAAAGCCACCAGCTTAGTAGTGATCGTGTTTATGCGATAACCAGTGACAAAACGGGTGCACTTTGGCTTGGCAGTAACCAAGGACTTACTCGGTTTGAGCCTAAATCAGCAAAGGTCACTCACTTCAAGCATAACGACACAAACAACAGTCTTGCAAACAACACTGTATTTACGCTTGCCTATGATAGTGATGACCATGCTCTTTGGATTGGCACCCGAGCAGGGCTCAATAAGCTAGATATTGCAAGTGAGCAATTCAGTTTATTAGATCAACAAAGCTCAGCCGATACAGGGCTTAGTCATAACATGGTGACTTCTTTACTGCTAAAAAAGAACATCATTTGGGTTGGTACAATGCAGGGACTGAACCAAGTCAATAAACATAATTTTAACGTTAAACAAATTACCGAGCAGCACGGCTTAGCGAATGATAATATTTTTGATATTTTAACTGATCAGCAAGACATGCTTTGGCTAGCAACCAATGGCGGACTAACACGCTATAATCCATCCACAGATCAGATACAGCAATTTTTGCCAGAAGACGGTATTCAGCACCAATCATTTATACTGGGCGCGAGCTTTCAAGCAGACGATGGCGAATTATTTTTTGGCGGTATTAATGGTTATAACCATTTTTATCCAGAGCAGTTAAACTTATCGCACGCTCCCCCTACTCCCGTGTTAACTGAGCTATTACTGAACAATCACGTAATTGAAAGTAACCACTTTGGAAAGCAAACAAACACGCTTGCCAGTTCCACCCATTCACTCTCTTTTGAGCAATCAGCTGGCGTTATTGGCTTTAAATTTAGCGCATTAAATAATGGTGCCACACCAAAACATTACCAATATGGCTATAAGTTAGCAGGCTTTGATGAACAGTTTTTGTATACAGATGCATCCCTTAGGCAAGTTAACTATCCACAGTTGCCAGCTGGTCACTACCAATTATTAATCAAGACAAAAGACCAATATGGTCTATGGAGTGACAGTGTATCTTTGCTAGAACTAACCGTTGTGCCTCCTTGGTGGCAAAGTAAATTAGCCTATGGCATCTATCTAATAATGGCATTAACGTTAACTTGGTTACTTCTAAATGCGCTCTACCAACGCAAGCTTGCTGAGCAAGAGAAGCAAACTGAAATTGAATTAAACAAATTAAAAGATCAATTTTTAGATAACATTAGCCACGAGCTAAAAACGCCACTGAGCTTAATACTTGCTCCAGTGAGTCAGTTACAGCACAGTAATACTGACCAACATACACAAACGCAACTTGCTAGTATAAAGCGCAATTGCCAGCGTTTGCTTGAGCTCATTAATCAACTTTTACAATTGAGCAAACGTCCAAGTACAGCTATTTATACGGTATCACCGTATTCATTAAATGATTTTCTGACCAACTTGATAAACGACTTCACGCCGCTCTTTAAGCAAAAGCAACTGCAATTTAATTTTCACACTAATACGGCTGAAGAATGCATGATTGCCCTTGCCCCCGAGCATGCTCACTCTATCTTTAGCAACCTAATTAGTAATGCCCTTAAATACACTCCGCACGGTGGTAGAGTAGATATTAGCCTCTCTATAGAACAGCAACAGGCACTGTTTAGCATTATCGATACGGGTATCGGAATTGCCGACAAGCACCAGCAACAAGTTTTTAAACGCTTTACTCGGGTGGCTGCATCTGAAGAGTCAGGAAGTGGGATCGGCCTGACCTTGGTAAAGCAGCTAGTTGAAGAGTACGGCGGGGCAATAACCCTAGAAAGTCAAATTAACAAAGGGAGCTGTTTTAATGTATCACTTCCTCTTGCAATCGCCTCTGGTAAACATATAAATAACTCAATTGAACTGCATTCCTCACAGCCAACTATTCTCATTGTTGAGGATAACCAAGACATGGCTGAGCTATTACTTTCGTTATTTAATGAGGAGTTTCGTTGTATCTGCGCAATTGATGGTCAACAAGCTATTGAACTATGTCAAACGAGTCTACCAGACCTAATCATTAGTGATGTCATGATGCCTAACATGGATGGCTATCAACTATTGGCTAAACTACGTGCCAATCCCGCCACCAGCCACATTCCTGTCCTATTGCTTTCAGCAAAGGCAGACACACATAGTCGTTTAAAAGGCCTCGACTTATTAGCCGATGATTTTTTAAGTAAACCGTTTGAACCAGCAATACTGATCAGCCGTGTAAAGGGGTTGCTTAATTTAAGACACATCTTAAACCAGCATTTAACAGCGCAGCTTGCTGCCCCGCTACACACAGACCCATCCGCGCAGATTACGGTTCACAATAAAGACTACTCCTTTACAGAGAAGCTTAAGCAGGTAGTGCAAACTCATTATCAAGATGAAAGTTTCTCCGTCGAACAACTTGCCTCTGCATTATGTTTAAGCCCCCGTGCACTTCAATTAAAAATGAAAGCATTATATTCACAAACTCCATCAGACTATTTGCGCAATACACGTTTAGAATTTGCAAAAGAACAACTAATCAATAGCACATCAGCAATTGGCCTGATAGCTGAACAAAATGGCTTTAGCTCGCAAAGTTATTTTGCTCGAAGCTTTAAAAGTTATGTTGGCCTATCACCAAAACAGTATCGAGATAACCATCAAAAACGCGCTGATTTCGTGTGA
- a CDS encoding CsgG/HfaB family protein, with protein sequence MLTKTHKAITLTLLAAALTACQSTTTTTSNNNSPNINEVAQQQYNGPKARVAVARFTDKSNDSRWWRKEIGEGMADQLTTALVSTNRFIVLERQALDAVLSEQDLAVSGRVSAASGAAYGEIEGAEIVVVAAVTEFDDDNSGTRVGSGGFIGDVFSSVSAGFSSSHMAIDLRLIDTRTSRILAATSVEGGSKDFNFTSAATNFGGALVGGNLSSWSNTPKEKALREVIVKAVEFLESKVPATYYRYNSDNTIAAGHTAPAPLKVTAATAPAKAPVASVSVPNHRMPYYEKTDLAMSRLNLVCLGYLKRQPHYEEYEVEDVEYDEATVIALTEYQQEKKLKVTGLADETTKKSLDDSGCIAKTNKSSLESLGSIFKFN encoded by the coding sequence ATGCTCACCAAAACACACAAAGCGATTACGCTCACTTTACTTGCTGCTGCACTAACTGCATGCCAAAGTACCACGACAACCACAAGCAATAACAACAGCCCGAATATCAACGAAGTCGCGCAACAACAATACAATGGTCCTAAAGCCAGAGTCGCAGTGGCACGCTTTACCGATAAGTCCAACGACTCGCGTTGGTGGCGTAAAGAAATTGGTGAAGGTATGGCAGATCAGCTAACAACTGCATTAGTTAGTACCAATCGATTTATCGTCCTAGAAAGACAAGCACTTGATGCTGTTTTATCAGAGCAAGACTTAGCGGTATCAGGTCGAGTAAGTGCAGCATCAGGCGCAGCCTATGGCGAAATAGAGGGTGCCGAAATTGTGGTTGTAGCAGCGGTCACAGAGTTCGATGACGACAACTCTGGCACTCGTGTAGGGAGTGGTGGGTTTATTGGTGATGTGTTTAGTTCAGTATCAGCGGGCTTTTCAAGTTCACACATGGCTATTGATTTACGTTTAATAGACACCCGTACCTCGCGTATTCTAGCAGCCACTAGCGTAGAAGGCGGCAGTAAAGATTTTAATTTTACCTCTGCTGCAACTAACTTTGGTGGCGCCCTAGTCGGCGGCAATCTAAGTAGTTGGTCAAACACACCAAAAGAAAAAGCATTGCGTGAAGTGATTGTAAAGGCGGTTGAGTTCTTAGAATCAAAAGTGCCAGCGACTTATTATCGTTACAACAGTGATAACACGATAGCGGCTGGTCACACAGCGCCTGCGCCATTAAAAGTAACGGCTGCTACAGCCCCCGCTAAAGCCCCAGTCGCATCGGTTAGCGTTCCTAATCACAGAATGCCTTACTACGAAAAAACAGACTTGGCGATGTCACGACTGAACTTGGTTTGTTTGGGTTATTTGAAAAGACAGCCTCACTATGAAGAATATGAAGTAGAAGACGTAGAGTACGATGAAGCAACCGTGATTGCACTCACTGAGTATCAGCAAGAAAAAAAGCTCAAAGTGACTGGTCTTGCGGATGAGACGACCAAAAAGTCTCTTGATGATTCAGGCTGCATTGCCAAAACTAACAAATCAAGTTTAGAAAGCCTTGGCAGTATTTTTAAATTCAACTAA
- the deoC gene encoding deoxyribose-phosphate aldolase — protein sequence MTNMQTIAAQAVALMDLTTLNDTDTTESINNLVASVEPKLGIPAAVCVYSQFVSDAKLALAERELQQVKVATVTNFPNGEQSLEQVINETLFAIERGADEVDLVIPYKALIAGDERKVLEYVQASKDACGTQVQLKVIIESGELTNELIATATKLAIEGGADFVKTSTGKVAVNATLAATKIILETIEASGKKVGFKAAGGVRTVTDAAEYLALAESIMGEAYLQPELFRFGASGLLSDVYTTLNES from the coding sequence ATGACTAACATGCAAACAATCGCTGCCCAAGCGGTGGCACTAATGGATTTAACAACACTGAATGACACCGACACTACAGAGTCTATTAATAACTTGGTTGCGAGTGTTGAGCCAAAGTTAGGCATTCCTGCTGCGGTTTGTGTGTATAGCCAGTTTGTTAGTGACGCCAAGCTTGCACTCGCTGAGCGCGAGTTACAACAAGTTAAAGTGGCTACTGTGACTAACTTTCCTAATGGGGAGCAGTCTTTAGAACAAGTGATAAACGAAACGTTGTTTGCCATTGAACGCGGAGCCGATGAAGTAGACTTAGTGATTCCATACAAAGCACTGATTGCCGGTGATGAACGCAAAGTTTTAGAGTATGTTCAAGCATCAAAAGATGCCTGCGGTACTCAAGTGCAACTTAAAGTGATCATTGAAAGCGGTGAATTGACCAATGAGTTGATTGCTACAGCAACTAAGCTGGCGATAGAAGGCGGTGCCGACTTTGTGAAAACCAGTACTGGTAAAGTCGCTGTGAATGCCACCCTTGCGGCGACTAAGATTATTTTAGAGACCATTGAAGCAAGTGGTAAAAAGGTGGGTTTTAAAGCGGCGGGTGGAGTAAGAACTGTTACTGACGCTGCTGAATACTTAGCTTTAGCTGAGTCAATTATGGGTGAAGCGTATTTACAACCCGAGCTTTTTCGGTTTGGCGCTTCAGGTTTATTAAGTGATGTGTATACGACATTAAATGAATCGTGA
- the cysG gene encoding siroheme synthase CysG — MQYLPIFTKLDDKPVLVVGGGDVALRKCRAFLKARANVTLVAPEFCDELTALATQGEVTLIVDIFKEQYLDQQMLVIAATDIDSVNNDVFERANARNIFVNVVDDQPKCSFIFPSIVDRDPITIAISSAGTAPVLARRLREKLETLIPQHIGPLATLVGSFRDKVKQRFKHFADRRQFWEGVFDSSVVSKVQAGNTEAATVQLEQLLDAKPEPEGEVYVVGAGPGDPELLTLKALQLMQQADVVVYDYLVSDEIMELVRRDADLVCVGKRLGDHSVAQEDTNQMLVDFAKQGKKVCRIKGGDPFIYGRGGEEVQVLAANQVRYQIVPGITAAAGCSAYAGIPLTHRDHAQAIQFVTGHCKKDGQELDWQSLAKPNQTLAIYMGVIKSPHIQAQLLKHGRGAETPVAIIENGTRKEQRVVTGQLGELADLIARHSIISPALLIIGEVASLHHQLAWFGQTEQTSSFAQPITGVA, encoded by the coding sequence GTGCAATATTTACCTATCTTTACCAAGTTAGACGACAAACCTGTATTGGTAGTCGGCGGTGGAGATGTTGCGTTACGCAAGTGCCGTGCATTTTTAAAAGCACGTGCCAATGTAACGCTAGTCGCCCCTGAGTTTTGTGATGAACTTACTGCGCTTGCAACGCAAGGTGAAGTAACGCTTATTGTTGATATATTTAAAGAGCAGTATTTAGATCAACAAATGCTAGTTATTGCGGCGACGGATATCGACAGCGTCAATAATGACGTTTTTGAACGTGCCAATGCGCGTAATATTTTCGTTAATGTGGTGGATGACCAGCCTAAATGCAGCTTTATTTTTCCTTCGATTGTTGACCGTGATCCAATCACAATTGCTATTTCAAGTGCTGGCACTGCCCCCGTACTTGCACGTCGGTTACGTGAAAAACTCGAAACGCTTATTCCACAACACATTGGCCCACTTGCTACATTAGTTGGCAGCTTTCGCGATAAAGTAAAACAGCGTTTCAAGCACTTTGCTGACCGTCGCCAATTTTGGGAAGGGGTGTTTGACTCATCAGTTGTGAGTAAAGTGCAAGCGGGTAATACCGAGGCAGCAACTGTGCAGTTAGAGCAACTGTTAGATGCAAAGCCAGAGCCTGAAGGCGAAGTGTATGTTGTCGGTGCAGGCCCAGGTGACCCTGAGTTATTAACACTAAAAGCACTGCAGTTAATGCAGCAAGCAGACGTCGTTGTGTATGACTATTTAGTCTCTGATGAAATTATGGAACTTGTGCGTCGTGACGCTGATTTAGTCTGTGTTGGTAAACGCTTGGGCGATCACAGCGTTGCACAGGAAGATACCAATCAAATGCTCGTAGATTTTGCCAAACAAGGTAAAAAAGTATGCCGTATTAAAGGAGGCGACCCATTTATTTATGGTCGTGGTGGTGAAGAAGTGCAAGTGCTAGCCGCAAATCAAGTACGTTACCAAATCGTACCGGGTATCACTGCTGCTGCCGGCTGCAGTGCTTATGCTGGGATCCCTCTAACACACAGAGACCATGCACAAGCCATTCAATTTGTGACAGGACACTGTAAAAAAGATGGTCAAGAACTTGATTGGCAATCACTAGCAAAACCAAATCAAACTTTGGCAATTTATATGGGTGTCATTAAATCTCCCCATATTCAAGCACAATTATTAAAACATGGCCGTGGTGCAGAAACACCGGTTGCCATTATTGAAAATGGTACGCGAAAAGAACAGCGTGTCGTTACAGGACAACTGGGTGAATTGGCGGACTTGATTGCCCGTCATAGTATTATCTCACCCGCTTTACTAATTATAGGCGAAGTTGCATCATTGCATCACCAGCTTGCATGGTTCGGACAAACCGAACAAACCAGCAGCTTTGCCCAGCCTATTACAGGCGTAGCGTAA